From Camelina sativa cultivar DH55 chromosome 7, Cs, whole genome shotgun sequence, one genomic window encodes:
- the LOC104701497 gene encoding transcription factor PERIANTHIA-like isoform X1, which produces MQSSFKTVPFNPDFYSQSSYFFRGDTCLEEFHQSVNGFHHDLSPNVTIASSANLHYTTFDTGMDCGGLRERLEVEDECLDTGQLVYQKGTRLVGGGGGGGGEVNGSLENWCDSVSAMADNSQHTDTSTDIDTDDKTQLNGVHQGVVLATNCSDQSKVKSSEQRTLRRLAQNREAARKSRLRKKAYVQQLENSRVRLAQLEEELKRVRQQGSVVESGVTANHTHLPAGNGAFSFELEYTRWKEEHQRLINDLRSGVNSQLGDNELRMLVDAVMSHYNEIFRLKGIGTKVDVFHMLSGMWKTPAERFFMWLGGFRSSELLKILGNHVDPLTDQQLIGICNLQQSSQQAEDALSQGMEALQQSLLETLSSASMGPNSSANVADYMGHMAMAMGKLGTLENFLRQADLLRQQTLQQLHRILTTRQAARAFLVIHDYISRLRALSSLWLARPRD; this is translated from the exons ATGCAGAGCAGCTTCAAGACCGTTCCTTTCAACCCTGATTTCTACTCTCAATCCTCTTACTTCTTCAg AGGAGATACTTGTCTTGAAGAGTTTCATCAATCAGTCAATGGGTTTCATCATGATTTAAGTCCAA ATGTCACTATTGCTTCTTCGGCCAACTTACACTACACGACGTTTGATACG GGTATGGATTGTGGTGGCTTGAGGGAGAGACTTGAAGTAGAAGATGAGTGTTTGGACACAGGACAGTTAGTATACCAGAAAGGGACAAGGTtagtaggaggaggaggaggaggaggaggagaagtgaACGGCAGTTTAGAGAACTGGTGTGATTCGGTTTCAGCTATGGCTGATAACAGTCAACATACTGACACTTCCACAGATATTGATACTGATGACAAGACTCAG TTAAATGGAGTTCATCAAGGGGTGGTTTTGGCTACAAATTGTTCAGATCAATCCAAGGTGAAATCTAGTGAACAAAGG ACACTTAGAAGACTGGCTCAGAACCGTGAGGCTGCTAGGAAAAGTCGATTGAGGAAAaag GCATATGTTCAGCAACTTGAGAATAGTCGAGTCAGGCTTGCGCAGCTAGAGGAAGAGCTCAAACGAGTTCGCCAACAG GGAAGTGTGGTTGAAAGCGGAGTTACAGCGAATCACACACACTTGCCAGCTGGAAATG gTGCCTTTTCATTTGAGTTGGAATATACACGTTGGAAGGAGGAACATCAAAGGCTGATCAACGACTTAAGATCGGGTGTGAATTCTCAGTTAGGTGACAACGAGCTACGCATGCTAGTAGATGCTGTGATGAGTCACTACAATGAAATATTCAGGCTAAAAGGAATTGGCACTAAAGTTGACGTCTTTCATATGCTCTCAGGCATGTGGAAGACGCCAGCTGAGAGATTTTTCATGTGGTTAGGTGGATTTAGATCATCTGAGCTActtaag ATATTGGGGAACCATGTGGATCCGTTGACTGATCAGCAGTTGATAGGCATTTGCAACCTTCAACAGTCGTCTCAGCAAGCAGAAGATGCATTGTCACAAGGCATGGAAGCGCTGCAACAATCGCTTCTCGAGACTCTTTCCTCTGCTTCAATGGGTCCAAACTCTTCAGCAAATGTTGCTGACTATATGGGTCATATGGCTATGGCCATGGGGAAACTTGGCACTCTCGAGAACTTCCTTCGCCAG GCAGATCTATTAAGGCAACAAACTCTGCAACAGCTACACAGAATTCTCACTACACGACAAGCCGCTCGCGCGTTTTTGGTCATCCACGACTATATTTCTCGGCTTAGAGCACTTAGCTCTCTATGGTTAGCCCGACCTAGAGACTAG
- the LOC104701497 gene encoding transcription factor PERIANTHIA-like isoform X2, whose translation MQSSFKTVPFNPDFYSQSSYFFRGDTCLEEFHQSVNGFHHDLSPNVTIASSANLHYTTFDTGMDCGGLRERLEVEDECLDTGQLVYQKGTRLVGGGGGGGGEVNGSLENWCDSVSAMADNSQHTDTSTDIDTDDKTQLNGVHQGVVLATNCSDQSKTLRRLAQNREAARKSRLRKKAYVQQLENSRVRLAQLEEELKRVRQQGSVVESGVTANHTHLPAGNGAFSFELEYTRWKEEHQRLINDLRSGVNSQLGDNELRMLVDAVMSHYNEIFRLKGIGTKVDVFHMLSGMWKTPAERFFMWLGGFRSSELLKILGNHVDPLTDQQLIGICNLQQSSQQAEDALSQGMEALQQSLLETLSSASMGPNSSANVADYMGHMAMAMGKLGTLENFLRQADLLRQQTLQQLHRILTTRQAARAFLVIHDYISRLRALSSLWLARPRD comes from the exons ATGCAGAGCAGCTTCAAGACCGTTCCTTTCAACCCTGATTTCTACTCTCAATCCTCTTACTTCTTCAg AGGAGATACTTGTCTTGAAGAGTTTCATCAATCAGTCAATGGGTTTCATCATGATTTAAGTCCAA ATGTCACTATTGCTTCTTCGGCCAACTTACACTACACGACGTTTGATACG GGTATGGATTGTGGTGGCTTGAGGGAGAGACTTGAAGTAGAAGATGAGTGTTTGGACACAGGACAGTTAGTATACCAGAAAGGGACAAGGTtagtaggaggaggaggaggaggaggaggagaagtgaACGGCAGTTTAGAGAACTGGTGTGATTCGGTTTCAGCTATGGCTGATAACAGTCAACATACTGACACTTCCACAGATATTGATACTGATGACAAGACTCAG TTAAATGGAGTTCATCAAGGGGTGGTTTTGGCTACAAATTGTTCAGATCAATCCAAG ACACTTAGAAGACTGGCTCAGAACCGTGAGGCTGCTAGGAAAAGTCGATTGAGGAAAaag GCATATGTTCAGCAACTTGAGAATAGTCGAGTCAGGCTTGCGCAGCTAGAGGAAGAGCTCAAACGAGTTCGCCAACAG GGAAGTGTGGTTGAAAGCGGAGTTACAGCGAATCACACACACTTGCCAGCTGGAAATG gTGCCTTTTCATTTGAGTTGGAATATACACGTTGGAAGGAGGAACATCAAAGGCTGATCAACGACTTAAGATCGGGTGTGAATTCTCAGTTAGGTGACAACGAGCTACGCATGCTAGTAGATGCTGTGATGAGTCACTACAATGAAATATTCAGGCTAAAAGGAATTGGCACTAAAGTTGACGTCTTTCATATGCTCTCAGGCATGTGGAAGACGCCAGCTGAGAGATTTTTCATGTGGTTAGGTGGATTTAGATCATCTGAGCTActtaag ATATTGGGGAACCATGTGGATCCGTTGACTGATCAGCAGTTGATAGGCATTTGCAACCTTCAACAGTCGTCTCAGCAAGCAGAAGATGCATTGTCACAAGGCATGGAAGCGCTGCAACAATCGCTTCTCGAGACTCTTTCCTCTGCTTCAATGGGTCCAAACTCTTCAGCAAATGTTGCTGACTATATGGGTCATATGGCTATGGCCATGGGGAAACTTGGCACTCTCGAGAACTTCCTTCGCCAG GCAGATCTATTAAGGCAACAAACTCTGCAACAGCTACACAGAATTCTCACTACACGACAAGCCGCTCGCGCGTTTTTGGTCATCCACGACTATATTTCTCGGCTTAGAGCACTTAGCTCTCTATGGTTAGCCCGACCTAGAGACTAG
- the LOC104701495 gene encoding probable carboxylesterase 6: protein MGATTLTHVTTINPNNTNIHGPVVDEVEGLIRVYKDGHVERTQVVPCVGTSLPLELGVTCSDIVIDKLTNVWARLYVPMMTTTTKSSVSKLPLIVYFHGGGFCIGSASWSCYHEFLARLSARSRCLIMSVNYRLAPENPLPAAYEDGVNAILWLNKARNDTLWAKLCDFSRIFLAGDSAGGNIAHQVAARLASTELKPLEIEGAILIQPFFGGEARTESEKRVGNNKRSVLTLSSSDAWWRLSLPRGANREHPYCKPVKTRSSTVMMRTLVCVAEMDLLMDRNMEMCDGSNEEVIKRVVYKGVGHAFHVLGKSHQLAHTTTLEMLCHIDAFINHYEPFN from the coding sequence atgGGAGCCACCACATTGACCCATGTGACCACCATTAACCCTAATAACACAAACATTCATGGACCGGTCGTAGACGAAGTTGAAGGCCttataagagtttacaaagacGGCCACGTGGAACGAACCCAAGTCGTGCCGTGTGTGGGTACCTCACTACCCCTCGAGCTCGGCGTGACTTGCTCCGATATTGTCATAGACAAGTTGACCAACGTATGGGCACGTCTCTATGTCCCGATGATGACAACGACGACCAAGTCGTCGGTCTCTAAGTTACCTTTGATTGTCTACTTCCACGGTGGAGGATTCTGCATCGGCTCAGCTTCTTGGTCGTGTTACCACGAGTTCTTGGCTAGATTGTCCGCTCGCTCACGGTGTTTGATCATGTCTGTAAATTACCGTCTAGCCCCTGAGAACCCTCTTCCTGCAGCTTACGAAGACGGGGTCAATGCCATTCTTTGGCTGAACAAAGCAAGAAACGATACCTTGTGGGCCAAGCTATGTGACTTTAGCAGGATTTTCTTGGCCGGAGACAGCGCCGGAGGCAACATCGCGCACCAAGTCGCAGCAAGATTAGCATCCACCGAGCTAAAGCCACTGGAGATAGAAGGAGCCATCCTGATTCAGCCTTTCTTCGGCGGGGAGGCGCGTACTGAGAGCGAGAAGCGCGTGGGGAACAACAAAAGATCGGTGCTGACACTGTCGTCTTCTGACGCGTGGTGGAGGCTGTCTTTGCCACGTGGTGCAAACAGAGAGCATCCGTATTGTAAGCCGGTGAAAACAAGGTCGTCAACGGTGATGATGAGGACGCTGGTGTGCGTGGCGGAGATGGATCTGCTGATGGACAGAAACATGGAGATGTGCGATGGTAGTAATGAGGAAGTGATCAAGCGCGTGGTGTATAAAGGCGTTGGTCACGCGTTTCATGTTCTCGGTAAGTCTCATCAGCTTGCGCACACCACAACTCTAGAGATGTTGTGCCACATCGACGCTTTTATCAACCACTACGAACCCTTTAATTAG
- the LOC104701498 gene encoding GDT1-like protein 5 produces MGSLLQGFTKSLAMTFLSEIGDKTFFAAAILAMRYPRRLVLAGCLSALIVMTVLSATLGWAAPNLISRKWTHHITTLLFFGFGLWSLWDGFKEGGGSEELAEVEAELDSDMKKTKDQSIKDSNKIEDEQKKLKRPFLTAFFSPIFLKAFSINFFGEWGDKSQLATIGLAADENPVGVVLGGILAQTLCTTAAVLGGKSLASQISERIVALSGGMLFIIFGIQSFLTPVDA; encoded by the exons ATGGGTTCGCTTTTGCAG GGTTTTACTAAATCACTCGCTATGACTTTCCTCTCCGAGATTGGTGACAAAACGTTCTTTGCTGCTGCT ATTTTGGCAATGCGTTATCCTAGGAGACTTGTGTTGGCTGGTTGTTTATCAGCTTtgatt GTCATGACTGTTCTATCTGCTACACTCGGTTGGGCTGCTCCAAATCTG ATCTCTCGTAAATGGACCCATCATATAACAACATTGTTGTTCTTTGGCTTCGGGTTATGGTCTTTGTGGGACGGTTTTAAAGAAGGAGG GGGTTCTGAAGAATTGGCAGAAGTTGAAGCAGAACTG GATTCTGATATGAAGAAGACTAAAGATCAATCGATAAAAGACAGCAATAAG ATTGAAGATGAACAGAAAAAGCTGAAAAGACCGTTCCTTACTGCATTCTTCTCTCCCATTTTTCTCAAGGCGTTTTCAATTAACTTCTTTGGTGAGTGGGGTGACAAGAGTCAG CTTGCGACTATTGGTTTGGCTGCAGATGAAAATCCAGTTGGCGTGGTCCTTGGCGGAATTTT GGCACAAACATTGTGCACCACAGCTGCTGTGCttggtggcaagagcttagcATCTCAAATATCCGAACGAATT GTGGCTCTTTCCGGTGGAAtgcttttcattatttttggcATCCAGTCATTTCTTACTCCGGTTGATGCTTGA
- the LOC104701499 gene encoding ATP-dependent Clp protease adapter protein CLPS1, chloroplastic, with translation METTICGRLALAPSTLFNSKSGGDKHSLSKGPCLSRGVLMTLSTSAALGKGGGVLDKPIIEKTTPGRESEFDLRKSKKMAPPYRVILHNDNFNKREYVVQVLMKVIPGMTVDNAVNIMQEAHINGIAVVIVCAQADAEQHCMQLRGNGLLSSVEPDGGGC, from the exons ATGGAGACTACGATTTGTGGGAGATTAGCTCTCGCACCATCCACTCTCTTCAATTCTAAATCAG GAGGGGACAAACATTCACTCTCCAAAGGACCATGTCTGAGTCGTGGTGTTCTTATGACCTTGTCTACATCTGCCGCATTAGGTAAAGGAGGTGGTGTCTTGGACAAACCAATTATAGAGAAAACCACTCCTGGTCGTGAATCCGAGTTTGATTTGAG GAAATCAAAGAAGATGGCTCCACCTTACAGGGTGATACTACACAACGACAACTTCAACAAGAGGGAATATGTGGTTCAGGTGTTGATGAAGGTAATACCAGGTATGACTGTAGACAACGCAGTTAACATAATGCAAGAAGCCCACATCAACGGTATTGCAGTTGTGATCGTCTGTGCTCAGGCCGATGCAGAGCAACACTGTATGCAGCTGCGTGGTAACGGCCTTCTCAGTTCCGTTGAACCCGATGGTGGAGGCTGCTGA
- the LOC104701496 gene encoding protein PLANT CADMIUM RESISTANCE 12-like, with amino-acid sequence MYGNGPVFKAEGTSFRDQPYAEQLPQGLWTTGLCDCHEDAHICVQTAIMPCISFAQNVEIVNRGTISCMNAGLIHLALGFVGCCWLYAFPSRTTLREHFALPEEPCRDFWVHIFCTPCAICQESRELKNRGADPSIGWLSNVEKWSREKVTPPIVVPGMIR; translated from the exons atgtaTGGGAATGGGCCGGTGTTTAAGGCGGAGGGGACGTCGTTCCGGGATCAACCGTACGCCGAACAGCTTCCTCAGGGACTATGGACCACCGGTCTTTGCGATTGTCACGAAGATGCTCACAttt gTGTTCAGACAGCTATAATGCCATGTATCTCCTTCGCTCAAAACGTCGAGATCGTTAACAGAGGAACCATAT CTTGTATGAACGCAGGTTTGATTCATCTAGCGTTAGGCTTTGTGGGTTGTTGTTGGCTTTATGCGTTCCCAAGCCGGACCACGCTTAGGGAACATTTCGCATTGCCTGAGGAACCATGCCGTGACTTTTGGGTCCATATCTTTTGTACCCCATGCGCTATTTGTCAAGAATCTAGAGAGCTCAAGAACCGCGGCGCTGACCCTTCCATCG GTTGGCTTTCGAATGTAGAGAAATGGAGCCGAGAGAAAGTAACTCCTCCCATAGTAGTACCTGGCATGATTCGCTAG